In Lycium ferocissimum isolate CSIRO_LF1 chromosome 11, AGI_CSIRO_Lferr_CH_V1, whole genome shotgun sequence, a single genomic region encodes these proteins:
- the LOC132038084 gene encoding uncharacterized protein LOC132038084, with translation MVKGKLASWEDQLPLVEFAYNRVIHSTIGMSPFEVLYGFNPLTLLDLTPLSQDVVLSLDGNKRAEAMKKIHEKARLQLEKKNQKVAKRANQGRKRVVLEPEIGCGCTSEKKDFQTRGRQS, from the coding sequence ATGGTAAAAGGGAAGCTAGCCTCTTGGGAAGACCAATTGCCTTTAgtagaatttgcatataatagagTTATCCATAGCACTATTGGCATGTCACCCTTTGAGGTGTTGTATGGTTTTAACCCCCTAACCCTCTTGGATCTAACGCCTTTGTCTCAAGATGTGGTATTGAGTTTAGATGGTAACAAGAGAGCCGAAGCTATGAAGAAGATCCATGAGAAGGCAAGGCTCCAACTTGAAAAGAAGAATCAAAAGGTGGCGAAAAGGGCAAACCAAGGGAGAAAAAGGGTGGTCCTTGAACCGGAGATTGGGTGTGGGTGCACTTCCGAAaagaaagatttccaaacaAGAGGAAGACAAAGTTGA